Proteins from a single region of Chryseobacterium scophthalmum:
- a CDS encoding porin family protein, whose amino-acid sequence MKKLILGIAVLSTSLAFAQTTTTTTTTRTTSSSDVRFGIKGGMNVSSLSKDGSLEDQGSKIGFNAGVFATIPVAESFSIQPEVIYTQYGDKYDYRAPISNDRISYARHLDYVAIPLMFQYNFIPNLYVEAGPEFGFLVSAKNKLKNETNNDPLNTTGDYKDQLNTFNLGIGLGAGYYFTDNVGITARYTAGVTDVAKDRPNGSDAVRNNNFAVGLAFKF is encoded by the coding sequence ATGAAAAAGTTAATTTTAGGAATCGCAGTTTTGTCAACATCTTTGGCATTTGCTCAGACGACAACTACAACCACTACAACTAGAACGACATCGTCATCTGACGTAAGATTTGGTATCAAAGGAGGGATGAACGTTTCTTCATTATCAAAAGATGGATCATTGGAAGATCAAGGATCTAAAATAGGTTTTAATGCAGGTGTATTTGCAACAATTCCTGTAGCTGAATCTTTCAGCATTCAGCCTGAGGTTATATATACACAATATGGTGACAAATATGATTATAGAGCTCCAATTTCAAACGATAGAATTTCATATGCAAGACATTTGGATTATGTTGCAATTCCATTAATGTTCCAATATAATTTTATTCCTAATCTTTATGTTGAAGCTGGTCCTGAATTCGGATTTTTAGTTAGCGCTAAAAATAAGTTAAAAAATGAAACGAATAATGACCCTTTAAATACAACTGGAGATTATAAGGATCAATTGAATACTTTCAATTTAGGTATTGGTCTTGGTGCAGGTTATTACTTCACAGATAACGTTGGTATTACAGCAAGATACACAGCTGGTGTAACTGACGTTGCTAAAGACAGACCAAATGGTTCTGATGCAGTAAGAAACAATAACTTTGCAGTAGGTTTAGCATTTAAATTCTAA
- a CDS encoding CinA family protein, with the protein MEFQQNLLNYISESLIATNETISIAESVTSGLFQLAFSQMPNASMFYKGGITAYTLDQKVKLLNVDYDEGNSCDCVSEEIAETMALSVAKLFDTDWSIAVTGYANPMRSSTYKIFSYYSFAYKGEIILSKKLELHPKTQALGAQQYYTEFILGCFKSEINKLLILK; encoded by the coding sequence ATGGAATTTCAACAAAACTTACTCAATTATATCAGCGAATCATTAATAGCTACCAACGAAACGATTTCTATCGCTGAAAGTGTAACTTCCGGGCTTTTTCAGCTCGCTTTTTCACAAATGCCCAATGCATCAATGTTTTATAAAGGCGGAATAACTGCTTATACATTAGACCAAAAAGTTAAACTTCTCAATGTAGATTATGATGAAGGAAACTCATGCGACTGTGTTTCTGAGGAAATTGCAGAAACAATGGCTCTCAGTGTAGCAAAACTATTCGATACCGATTGGTCTATTGCAGTTACAGGTTATGCCAACCCAATGAGAAGTTCTACGTACAAAATATTTTCATATTATTCTTTTGCCTACAAAGGTGAAATTATTTTATCTAAAAAACTGGAGCTTCATCCTAAAACACAGGCTTTAGGAGCGCAACAATATTATACAGAATTTATTTTGGGATGCTTTAAAAGTGAGATTAATAAACTTTTAATTTTAAAATAA
- a CDS encoding Crp/Fnr family transcriptional regulator: MSNINEYLAKVFEVPAEKVNLCSIQYEMKKVGKHEMLLQEGEVCRNTFFVEKGLLRMYSIDKNGKEHVIQFAPENWLIGDRSSLYFNEKSRYYIEAVEDSEVLFLQPDFFSKLLEEFPNTIEKNDLIIQKHVKSLQDRINSLLGETAEERYLKFIKMYPDLLLRVPQWMIASYLGITPESLSRVRKELAKKNFVTDK, from the coding sequence ATGAGTAATATAAACGAATATTTAGCAAAAGTTTTTGAGGTTCCCGCTGAAAAAGTAAATTTATGCAGCATTCAGTATGAAATGAAAAAAGTAGGGAAGCACGAAATGCTTTTGCAGGAAGGCGAAGTATGCCGAAATACTTTTTTTGTTGAAAAAGGGCTTTTAAGAATGTATTCTATTGATAAAAACGGAAAAGAACACGTTATACAGTTTGCTCCTGAAAATTGGCTGATTGGCGACCGAAGCAGTCTTTATTTTAATGAAAAATCCCGCTATTATATTGAAGCAGTAGAAGATTCTGAAGTGTTGTTTTTACAGCCGGATTTTTTCAGTAAACTTTTAGAAGAATTCCCGAATACGATTGAAAAAAATGATCTGATTATTCAGAAGCATGTAAAAAGCTTGCAGGACAGAATCAATTCTTTGTTAGGAGAAACGGCGGAAGAACGCTATTTAAAATTCATCAAAATGTATCCGGATCTTTTACTAAGAGTTCCGCAATGGATGATCGCTTCTTATCTGGGAATTACTCCGGAAAGCTTAAGCCGTGTGAGAAAAGAACTGGCAAAAAAGAATTTTGTTACCGATAAATAA
- the aroB gene encoding 3-dehydroquinate synthase has product MITLLDENFSQLNQFLTEKSFSKIFILVDENTHEYCLPVLLGNLETDISFEILEIEAGEEMKNIQTANQLWEILTEMQADRKALIINLGGGVITDMGGFVASTYKRGIQFINIPTTLLSMCDASIGGKTGIDLMHYKNMVGTFSFPKQIYAYTRFLDTLPAKELKSGFAEMLKHGLIADKKHWEALIKLQHLDPTGVEPLIPQSMEIKQEVVNADFHEKNVRKTLNFGHTIGHAIESLCLQSENPILHGEAVALGMICESHLSYLEGLISKEDADLIIENIQRYFSFIDLGDFKDEDIFNLLLNDKKNTDAKINFSLLSGIGSCIYDHECSTENIQKSINYYKKLSEF; this is encoded by the coding sequence ATGATTACTTTATTAGACGAAAATTTTTCGCAGCTCAATCAATTTTTGACCGAAAAATCATTCAGCAAAATTTTTATTTTGGTGGATGAAAATACGCATGAATATTGTCTCCCTGTATTATTAGGGAATTTAGAAACCGATATTTCTTTTGAAATTCTGGAGATTGAAGCGGGTGAAGAAATGAAAAATATTCAAACCGCCAATCAGCTTTGGGAAATTCTTACAGAAATGCAGGCCGACCGAAAAGCTTTGATAATCAATCTTGGCGGCGGTGTGATTACCGATATGGGAGGTTTTGTAGCTTCTACCTATAAAAGAGGAATTCAGTTTATTAATATTCCGACAACACTTCTTTCGATGTGTGACGCATCTATCGGTGGTAAAACAGGAATTGATCTGATGCATTATAAAAACATGGTGGGAACATTTTCTTTTCCTAAACAGATATATGCTTATACGCGATTTTTAGATACACTTCCTGCAAAAGAACTGAAAAGCGGATTTGCCGAAATGCTAAAACACGGATTAATTGCTGATAAAAAACACTGGGAAGCTTTAATAAAGCTGCAACATTTAGATCCTACAGGAGTTGAACCGCTGATTCCGCAGTCAATGGAAATTAAGCAGGAAGTTGTAAATGCAGATTTTCATGAGAAAAATGTGAGAAAAACTTTGAACTTCGGTCACACGATTGGTCATGCTATCGAAAGTTTATGTCTTCAGAGCGAAAATCCTATTCTTCACGGTGAAGCAGTTGCGTTGGGAATGATTTGCGAAAGCCATCTTTCTTATCTTGAAGGTTTGATTTCTAAAGAAGATGCAGACTTGATTATAGAAAATATTCAGAGATACTTCTCTTTTATCGATTTGGGTGACTTTAAAGATGAAGATATTTTCAACTTATTATTGAATGATAAGAAAAATACAGATGCAAAAATCAATTTTTCTTTGCTTTCAGGAATTGGTTCTTGTATTTATGATCACGAATGTAGCACTGAAAATATTCAAAAATCAATCAATTATTACAAAAAGCTGAGTGAATTTTAA
- the purF gene encoding amidophosphoribosyltransferase, translated as MKSLDIHKSEYLKQFENQTYGRNLFRTQEEERLDAPNEECGIFGMYSDNDLDTFSLSQFGLFALQHRGQEACGISVLKDGKITNMKDEGLVLDVYKEIQNPETFMGNSAIGHTRYTTAGDKKKYNFQPFFAKNEYDQIILSIAHNGNLTNAKELKHELEAEGVVFRATSDSEVILRLIQKNLDLGLRGAIKATMEKIEGAYSVVGMTRNKFFAFRDFNGIRPLVLGAINENSYVVASESVALDAVGAQYVRDILPGEIIYTNENEPGKLHSIMVDETKAKQRICSFEYIYFARPDSTLENINVYEIREKSGEKIWEQAPVEADIVIGVPDSGVPAAIGFSKASGIPFRPVLIKNRYIGRSFIVPTQEMRERIVNLKLNPIISEIKDKRVVIIDDSIVRGTTSKRLVKILKEAGVKEIHFRSVSPPIIAPCYLGIDTPSKDDLISANMTTEELRNYLGVDSLEFLSTDNLKEILGSSNHCFGCFTEEYPVAKGEEIELFN; from the coding sequence ATGAAAAGTTTAGACATTCATAAAAGTGAATATTTAAAACAGTTTGAAAATCAAACCTACGGAAGAAATCTCTTCAGAACGCAGGAAGAAGAAAGACTGGATGCTCCGAATGAGGAGTGCGGGATCTTTGGAATGTATTCTGATAATGATTTGGATACATTTTCTCTTTCACAGTTCGGACTTTTTGCGCTTCAGCACAGAGGTCAGGAAGCTTGTGGTATTTCTGTTCTTAAAGACGGAAAAATCACCAATATGAAAGATGAAGGTTTGGTTTTGGATGTTTATAAAGAGATTCAAAATCCTGAGACTTTTATGGGAAATTCTGCAATCGGACACACCCGTTATACGACTGCAGGAGACAAAAAGAAGTATAATTTCCAGCCATTTTTTGCCAAAAACGAATATGACCAGATTATACTTTCTATCGCTCACAACGGTAACTTAACCAATGCGAAAGAGCTAAAGCATGAACTGGAAGCTGAAGGTGTAGTTTTCAGAGCTACTTCAGATTCTGAGGTTATTTTAAGATTAATTCAAAAAAATCTTGACCTTGGACTTCGTGGTGCGATTAAGGCAACCATGGAGAAAATTGAAGGAGCTTATTCGGTGGTTGGAATGACGAGAAATAAATTCTTTGCATTCAGAGATTTCAACGGAATCAGACCTTTGGTTTTGGGAGCAATCAACGAAAATTCTTACGTTGTCGCTTCTGAATCTGTCGCTTTAGATGCTGTAGGTGCTCAATATGTTCGTGATATTTTACCTGGTGAAATCATTTATACCAATGAAAATGAGCCTGGAAAACTTCACTCAATCATGGTAGATGAAACAAAAGCGAAGCAAAGAATCTGTTCTTTTGAATACATTTATTTTGCAAGACCCGATTCTACTTTAGAAAACATCAACGTTTACGAAATCAGAGAAAAATCTGGTGAAAAAATCTGGGAACAGGCTCCTGTAGAAGCTGATATTGTAATTGGAGTTCCTGATTCTGGAGTTCCGGCTGCAATTGGTTTTTCAAAAGCTTCGGGAATCCCTTTCCGTCCGGTTTTGATTAAAAACAGATACATCGGAAGAAGTTTCATCGTTCCAACTCAGGAAATGAGAGAAAGAATCGTTAATCTGAAACTGAATCCTATTATTTCTGAGATCAAAGACAAAAGAGTAGTGATCATCGACGATTCTATCGTTCGTGGAACAACTTCTAAAAGATTGGTTAAAATTTTAAAAGAAGCAGGCGTAAAGGAAATTCACTTCAGAAGTGTTTCTCCACCAATTATTGCACCTTGTTATCTTGGAATTGACACACCTTCAAAAGACGATTTGATTTCTGCAAATATGACGACAGAAGAACTTAGAAATTATTTGGGAGTAGATTCTCTTGAGTTTTTGAGTACTGATAATTTAAAAGAAATATTAGGTTCTTCTAATCACTGTTTCGGATGCTTCACAGAAGAGTATCCGGTAGCAAAAGGAGAAGAAATAGAATTATTTAATTAA
- a CDS encoding YfiT family bacillithiol transferase, which produces MDNLEQKRFPIGRFEAPDNICDIQLTEYIKVIKNFPDKLKNLIEDFNEDQLDTQYREGGWTVRQLVNHIADSHMNSLIRLKLALTEENPTIKPYDEAKFAELQDSVNMPIKPAMRIIKGTHQRWTVLLKAMTNKQFERTFHHPEHNESYDLRVYLANYVWHCNHHFAHIENLKKEKNW; this is translated from the coding sequence ATGGACAATTTAGAACAGAAAAGATTTCCGATAGGTCGCTTTGAAGCTCCTGACAACATCTGCGACATTCAACTCACAGAATATATTAAAGTCATCAAAAATTTTCCAGACAAATTAAAAAATTTAATTGAAGATTTTAACGAAGATCAATTAGATACACAATACAGAGAAGGCGGCTGGACAGTGAGACAGCTTGTGAATCACATTGCAGACAGTCACATGAACAGTCTTATTCGTTTAAAATTGGCGCTTACAGAAGAAAATCCCACAATAAAACCTTACGACGAAGCAAAATTTGCAGAGCTTCAAGATAGCGTAAATATGCCGATAAAACCTGCGATGAGAATTATAAAAGGAACTCATCAAAGATGGACTGTTTTATTAAAAGCAATGACCAATAAACAGTTTGAAAGAACTTTTCATCACCCTGAACACAACGAAAGTTATGATCTGAGAGTTTACCTTGCGAATTATGTTTGGCATTGCAATCATCATTTTGCACATATTGAAAATCTGAAGAAAGAAAAAAACTGGTAG
- a CDS encoding Crp/Fnr family transcriptional regulator: MKTISCMKIDEQLLKSYSAETKTYKEKELIFREGDSPTFYYQIIEGVVKVNNFNDEGKEFIHNILGKGQSFGDAHLFIEKKYTVNSYALKPTTLIILPRKNFINLVKEHPHVSLEINACLSHRLYFKMKMIHDMVSLQPSARILGLFSYLKSYTDCEDQHSFNIKLTRQQIADLTGLRVETIIRTIKKMEKDNLLKIEDRKIYY, from the coding sequence ATGAAAACAATAAGTTGCATGAAGATTGACGAGCAATTGCTGAAATCTTACAGTGCTGAAACTAAAACTTACAAAGAAAAAGAACTTATTTTCAGAGAAGGCGATTCGCCGACTTTTTACTACCAGATTATAGAAGGTGTTGTAAAGGTTAATAATTTTAATGATGAAGGGAAAGAATTTATACATAATATTTTAGGAAAAGGGCAAAGTTTTGGAGATGCGCATTTATTTATAGAAAAAAAATATACTGTGAATTCTTACGCTCTAAAGCCTACAACACTCATCATATTGCCAAGAAAGAATTTTATTAATCTCGTAAAAGAACATCCTCATGTTTCTTTGGAAATAAATGCATGTTTATCGCACCGTCTTTATTTCAAAATGAAAATGATTCATGACATGGTCTCACTACAGCCTTCCGCAAGAATTCTTGGTCTTTTCAGTTATCTTAAAAGCTATACCGATTGTGAAGACCAGCATTCGTTTAATATAAAACTTACAAGACAGCAAATTGCCGATCTTACCGGTTTGCGCGTAGAAACTATCATCAGAACCATCAAAAAAATGGAAAAAGATAATCTGCTGAAAATTGAAGACCGTAAAATATATTATTAA
- the ytxJ gene encoding bacillithiol system redox-active protein YtxJ has protein sequence MSFLDKIFGGKQEQGETKSFWKTIKSEEDLEKAIKQSYENRVAIFKHSTSCFISKTVLKNFEKEIENSDEQNASFYFLDLLAFRPISNKIAEDFGIRHESPQLIVFENGKAINNASHQDISLSQIL, from the coding sequence ATGAGTTTTTTAGATAAAATATTTGGCGGAAAACAGGAACAGGGAGAAACAAAATCTTTCTGGAAAACAATAAAGTCTGAAGAAGATTTAGAAAAAGCAATCAAACAGTCTTATGAAAATAGAGTAGCCATTTTCAAACATTCTACAAGCTGTTTTATAAGCAAAACGGTTTTGAAAAATTTTGAAAAAGAAATTGAAAATTCAGACGAACAAAATGCAAGTTTTTATTTTCTTGATCTTTTGGCTTTCAGACCAATTTCCAATAAAATTGCTGAAGATTTCGGGATTCGTCACGAAAGTCCGCAATTGATTGTTTTTGAAAACGGAAAAGCCATCAATAACGCATCACATCAGGATATTTCTTTAAGCCAGATTCTATGA
- a CDS encoding Crp/Fnr family transcriptional regulator: MVIHQKILKSAGAISKNYLATENIFTEGESAQYYFQIVSGSVKMNNYDASGKEHIQNHLEAGECLGESFLFIDHQYPMNAIAINSCEVLSLKKNLFISLMQKNPKMCFEINKNLSKKLHFK; this comes from the coding sequence ATGGTTATCCACCAAAAAATCCTGAAATCTGCAGGAGCTATCAGTAAAAACTATTTAGCTACAGAAAATATTTTCACAGAAGGCGAGTCTGCTCAATATTATTTCCAGATTGTTTCCGGAAGTGTAAAAATGAATAATTATGATGCATCTGGTAAAGAACATATTCAAAATCATTTGGAGGCAGGAGAGTGTCTTGGTGAGTCTTTTCTTTTTATAGATCATCAATATCCTATGAATGCAATAGCCATCAATTCTTGTGAAGTTTTGAGTTTAAAAAAAAATTTATTTATCAGTTTAATGCAGAAAAATCCGAAAATGTGTTTTGAAATAAATAAAAATCTTTCTAAAAAGCTCCATTTTAAATAA
- a CDS encoding DEAD/DEAH box helicase, with protein sequence MSFESLGLSHNIIHSVKKLGYLKPFPIQEQTVPIILTGKDLMGIAQTGSGKTACFVMPILEKLQNTEVKKDRNVQVLILVPTRELAIQIDEVFRAFTDNLKREVRTMAVYGGVSINPQMKGMFGVEVLIATPGRLLDLIDHKALSISQIKHLVIDEADKMFQLGFGEEMNKLFAMMPVAKQTTLFSATLNDKVAEMKERLSIDPTIIEIKKEEVEIDNIEQLAYHVSPENKGPFLRYLIKEKKVEKALIFVSSTRSADNLVEKLKKNKIKAVAIHSQKSQGARRNNLEEFKVNGAQILVATDLIGRGIHIESLPCVINYELPRSPLDYIHRIGRTGRAGEKGTAISILTDDELQHFRVIQKKMGKKVTLQRTEDINLHGY encoded by the coding sequence ATGTCATTCGAATCTTTAGGTCTATCACACAATATTATTCATTCTGTTAAAAAATTAGGTTATCTGAAGCCTTTTCCAATTCAGGAGCAAACGGTACCGATTATTTTAACAGGAAAAGATTTGATGGGAATTGCACAGACAGGTTCCGGAAAAACGGCTTGTTTTGTGATGCCAATTTTAGAAAAGCTACAAAATACAGAAGTTAAAAAAGATCGTAATGTACAGGTTTTAATATTGGTTCCTACAAGAGAATTAGCCATTCAGATTGATGAGGTTTTCAGAGCGTTTACAGACAATTTGAAACGTGAAGTCCGTACAATGGCAGTTTATGGCGGTGTTTCTATCAATCCACAGATGAAGGGAATGTTTGGGGTAGAAGTTCTTATTGCAACGCCCGGTCGTTTGTTGGATTTAATTGATCATAAAGCATTAAGCATTTCCCAAATAAAGCATTTAGTGATTGATGAAGCAGATAAAATGTTTCAGTTAGGTTTTGGTGAAGAGATGAACAAGCTTTTTGCCATGATGCCGGTTGCAAAACAAACCACTTTATTTTCTGCGACTTTAAATGATAAAGTTGCTGAGATGAAAGAACGTTTATCAATCGATCCTACGATTATTGAAATTAAAAAAGAGGAAGTTGAAATTGATAATATTGAACAATTAGCTTATCATGTTTCTCCGGAAAACAAAGGTCCGTTCTTAAGATATTTAATTAAAGAAAAGAAGGTTGAGAAAGCTTTAATATTTGTTTCTTCTACAAGATCTGCAGATAATTTGGTTGAAAAACTGAAAAAAAATAAAATAAAAGCTGTTGCTATTCACAGCCAAAAATCGCAAGGTGCCCGAAGAAATAACCTGGAAGAATTTAAAGTAAACGGAGCCCAAATTTTGGTTGCTACAGACTTAATCGGTCGTGGAATTCACATTGAGTCATTACCTTGTGTGATCAATTACGAATTGCCTCGTTCGCCTTTAGATTATATTCACCGCATTGGTAGAACGGGTCGTGCAGGCGAAAAAGGAACAGCAATTTCAATTTTGACTGATGATGAATTACAGCATTTCAGAGTGATACAAAAGAAAATGGGGAAGAAAGTGACTCTGCAAAGAACGGAGGATATTAATCTGCATGGTTATTAA
- a CDS encoding pseudouridine synthase, with protein MSRDNNNSGRPKKPRSSTRNSDSPRSLKSGDSGSKPFKKSFPKAGERNSDSKRSDDTSYQARMNKKYSKTEQEPFITSSGEEKKTFGKSAPKRGGSRPNSFDARDKYERGSLKYGRRPGSQGDDKDQDKAKSFVQQRRFKKVEKDVHKDTIRLNKYIANSGICSRREADELITQGLVEVNGKVVTEMGYQVEKTDKVVFDGQNITPEKPVYVLLNKPKGYISTTKDDKARKTVMDLVANASPYRVFPVGRLDRSTTGVILLTNDGHMTKKLTHPSFDAKKIYHVTLDKKLTNEDLKLISEGIRLDEGVAEVDQISFIEGKPRNEVGIEIHIGWNRVIRRIFQRLGYEVEALDRVMFAGMTKKNIKRGHWRILTEQEVNNLKML; from the coding sequence ATGAGCAGAGACAATAATAATTCAGGGAGACCTAAAAAACCTAGATCTTCAACAAGAAACTCAGACAGTCCTCGTTCTCTTAAATCTGGAGATTCCGGATCAAAACCTTTCAAGAAGTCATTCCCTAAAGCGGGAGAAAGAAATTCTGATTCCAAAAGAAGTGACGATACCAGTTATCAAGCTCGAATGAATAAGAAATATTCAAAAACTGAACAAGAACCATTTATTACCAGTTCAGGTGAAGAGAAAAAGACTTTCGGTAAATCTGCTCCCAAAAGAGGAGGTAGCAGACCCAATAGTTTTGACGCTAGAGATAAATACGAAAGAGGCAGCCTGAAATACGGAAGAAGACCCGGATCTCAAGGAGACGACAAAGATCAGGATAAAGCAAAATCTTTTGTACAACAAAGAAGATTCAAGAAAGTAGAAAAGGACGTTCATAAAGATACTATTCGTCTTAATAAATACATTGCCAATTCCGGAATTTGCAGCAGGAGAGAAGCTGACGAGTTAATTACTCAAGGTTTGGTAGAAGTAAACGGTAAAGTAGTAACTGAAATGGGTTACCAGGTTGAAAAAACTGATAAAGTAGTTTTCGATGGACAAAACATTACCCCTGAAAAGCCGGTTTATGTACTTTTAAACAAGCCAAAAGGGTATATTTCGACTACAAAAGATGACAAAGCAAGAAAAACAGTTATGGATTTGGTTGCAAATGCTTCTCCATACAGAGTTTTCCCGGTAGGAAGATTAGACCGTTCTACAACCGGAGTTATTCTTTTGACGAATGACGGACACATGACTAAAAAGCTGACGCACCCATCTTTTGATGCGAAGAAAATTTATCATGTTACTTTAGATAAAAAGTTGACGAACGAAGACCTGAAACTTATTTCAGAAGGAATTCGTTTGGATGAAGGTGTTGCTGAAGTTGATCAGATTTCATTTATCGAAGGGAAACCTAGAAATGAAGTCGGAATTGAAATTCATATCGGCTGGAACCGTGTTATCAGAAGAATTTTCCAAAGATTAGGATACGAAGTGGAAGCTCTAGACAGAGTAATGTTTGCAGGAATGACAAAGAAAAACATCAAAAGAGGACACTGGAGAATCCTTACGGAACAGGAGGTGAATAATCTTAAAATGCTTTAG
- a CDS encoding Crp/Fnr family transcriptional regulator: MFPNIMMNFLDKINPNNMINEDKLFSFGADLKTYNPDDLLFSEGEVPSYFFLISKGKVKLNNFNEGGKEFIQGILSQGHSVGLSSLFTEKNYPVNAVVVEESEVIRLPKTQYLQFLQQHPEDYFKNIQFLSEHMHYKFLMMQSMAFQKPAQKLLTLMNYLKDHHHDQSQYALQIPLTRQQLASLAGLSVETVIRVIKNMEKEEILKIKNRKIFY; encoded by the coding sequence ATGTTTCCGAACATAATGATGAATTTTTTAGATAAAATTAATCCCAATAATATGATAAATGAAGATAAATTATTTTCTTTTGGAGCAGATTTAAAAACTTACAATCCTGATGATCTTTTATTTTCTGAAGGTGAAGTTCCAAGCTACTTTTTCCTGATTTCCAAAGGAAAAGTGAAATTAAATAATTTTAATGAAGGAGGTAAAGAATTTATTCAAGGAATACTCTCACAAGGTCACAGTGTAGGTCTTTCTTCACTTTTTACAGAAAAAAACTACCCGGTAAATGCCGTTGTTGTAGAAGAATCTGAAGTGATAAGGCTTCCTAAAACGCAGTATCTACAGTTTTTGCAGCAACATCCCGAAGATTATTTCAAAAATATACAATTCCTTTCTGAGCATATGCATTACAAGTTTTTGATGATGCAGAGTATGGCTTTTCAAAAACCTGCCCAAAAATTGTTAACCTTGATGAATTATCTTAAAGATCATCATCACGACCAGTCGCAATATGCTCTTCAGATTCCTTTAACCAGACAGCAGCTCGCTTCTCTTGCCGGATTAAGCGTAGAAACTGTAATCAGGGTAATAAAAAACATGGAGAAAGAAGAAATTTTAAAAATCAAAAACAGAAAAATCTTTTATTAA
- the pncA gene encoding bifunctional nicotinamidase/pyrazinamidase gives MKKALIIVDVQNDFCEGGALAVPGANEVIPYINLLMEENHYDQIVLTQDWHPANHKSFASNNNRKVGESIILNGVPQFMWPDHCVENTFGAEFHKDLNRDKVTHIIQKGKNTEIDAYSGFQDNNHFMKTGLDDFLKYHEIQLVEIVGLALDYCVKFTCLDAANLGYITCLHFNGTRAVNVKPDNGKDAIFEMLQKGVTILG, from the coding sequence ATGAAAAAAGCATTAATAATAGTCGATGTACAAAACGATTTTTGTGAAGGCGGAGCTTTGGCTGTTCCGGGAGCAAATGAAGTTATTCCCTACATCAATCTTTTGATGGAAGAAAACCATTACGATCAGATTGTTCTTACCCAAGATTGGCATCCTGCAAATCACAAAAGTTTTGCAAGCAATAACAATAGAAAAGTGGGCGAAAGTATTATTTTAAACGGTGTTCCGCAGTTTATGTGGCCAGATCATTGTGTAGAAAATACTTTTGGTGCAGAATTTCATAAAGATCTAAACAGAGATAAAGTAACTCATATTATTCAGAAAGGAAAAAATACTGAGATTGATGCTTACAGCGGTTTCCAGGACAACAATCATTTTATGAAAACAGGATTAGATGATTTCTTGAAATATCATGAAATTCAATTGGTGGAAATTGTAGGTTTAGCATTAGATTATTGTGTGAAATTTACTTGTCTTGATGCAGCTAATCTTGGATATATTACTTGTCTTCACTTCAACGGAACTCGTGCTGTCAATGTAAAACCTGATAACGGAAAAGATGCTATCTTTGAAATGTTGCAGAAAGGAGTGACAATCTTGGGATAG
- a CDS encoding pyridoxamine 5'-phosphate oxidase family protein translates to MSTENLNNAEAVKKIKELSERAKICMFCTNLESLPINTRPMGLQETDESGNLWFISSEASNKNFEIKDDKRVQLLFMNNSDSEYLSIFGDAVIYKDRSTIEEKWSAMANAWFDGKDDPNVSIIRVTPKDTYYWDTKAGKLVSLLSFVAAAVTGNKTDNSDGVEGNATV, encoded by the coding sequence ATGTCAACAGAAAATTTGAATAACGCAGAAGCGGTAAAAAAAATTAAGGAACTTTCAGAAAGAGCTAAAATCTGTATGTTCTGCACCAATCTAGAAAGTTTACCCATCAATACTAGACCGATGGGTCTTCAGGAAACTGATGAAAGCGGAAATCTATGGTTTATCAGCAGTGAAGCCAGCAACAAAAATTTTGAAATAAAAGATGACAAAAGAGTACAACTTTTATTTATGAATAACTCAGATTCAGAATATCTTTCTATATTTGGTGACGCTGTGATTTATAAAGACAGATCAACCATTGAAGAGAAATGGTCTGCAATGGCAAATGCTTGGTTTGACGGAAAAGACGATCCTAATGTTTCGATTATCCGTGTAACGCCGAAAGATACTTATTATTGGGACACCAAAGCTGGAAAACTCGTAAGTCTTCTAAGTTTTGTAGCTGCCGCAGTTACCGGAAATAAAACCGATAATTCTGACGGTGTAGAAGGGAACGCTACAGTTTAA